The Flavobacteriales bacterium genome contains the following window.
AATTGTCGGCTCATCTGACGCAGTTTGCCGCAATGCGACCGTCCCTGTTGGGTGAAGGCACGGCCGAGCGCTTGCTCAAGGACTACAATGGGCAGACCATCTGGCTGAGCGGCAACATCCACGCGTTCATGCCCGAACGATCCGCATTCCCGAAGTGGCTGAGCGTGTCCGTTGGCTACGGCGCAGAGAACATGGTGACGGCCGAGGACGACGGGCTGAATGCAGCGCGAGGGATCGGGCCCCGCAACCCTCAGATCTTCCTCTCCCTGGATGCCGACCTCACCTGCATCAAAAGCCGATCAGCTTTCGTGCGGACCGCTTTGTTCTTATTGAACAGTATCAAGGTGCCGGCGCCGGCATTGGAATGGCACAATGGGCGTTTCCTGGCACACGGGCTCCACTTCTAGCCTGGCAATGTGCCTTCGAGCATCATCAACTTCACACGTAGCACGGCGGCCACCGTCAAGCTGTCGAGCACTTCGCCGCGCGCCACCATCCCGTACAGTTCCTCGAACGGCAATTTGCGCAGCACCAGTTCCTCGTCGTGGTCCGGTTGCGGAGGTTGGAACGTGAGGCCGCGCGCCACAAAGAGCACTGCATGTTCATCGCTTGCGGAGTTGCTCAGATCCATCCGTAGGACCTCGGTCCAACGCTCCGCGGTGATGCCGGCCTCTTCAAGCAGTTCCCGTTTCGCGCCTTCCAACGGAGGAAC
Protein-coding sequences here:
- a CDS encoding NUDIX hydrolase; this translates as MKKRGPWTTLSEEVVYSSPWIVVNKHDIMDPSGAPGTYSVVHFRSLAVGVVALDDEMNSWIVGQYRYPIETYSWEIPEGGSPRDVPPLEGAKRELLEEAGITAERWTEVLRMDLSNSASDEHAVLFVARGLTFQPPQPDHDEELVLRKLPFEELYGMVARGEVLDSLTVAAVLRVKLMMLEGTLPG